In one Neobacillus sp. CF12 genomic region, the following are encoded:
- a CDS encoding glycosyltransferase, translating into MPKVIHLNLRVDPTQYIPQIREVPSYDYIHLVRQPKYMFNLQLLNEKVHYLSEIFSPKEYVQKNKVSLIHAHHAQLGLLLLPFKEETSLPLVTSIRGRDATLANQPVGYLDGMKMLFEQGELFLPVCQYLAHRINLWGCPAEKIRVLYGGVDLNLFPYKGPNLQGSQNIVSIGRLVEKKGHHILMQAFEKIQSKFPNATLTIIGGGELEGYIKSLASQLNLGSSFRLLNRVPKSQIPELMGQADIFCAPSITASNGDVEGIPNTIKEAMATGIPVLTTNHAGIPEIITNNRDGVLVRENDVDHLAQALEFMLLNRHLWEGYTLSARQNVEQNFDQNKQLLLQAKYYDELLGGS; encoded by the coding sequence TTGCCAAAAGTTATCCATCTGAATCTAAGAGTCGATCCGACCCAATATATTCCACAGATTCGAGAAGTTCCTAGTTATGATTATATCCATTTGGTCAGGCAGCCTAAATATATGTTTAATCTGCAACTTCTCAATGAGAAGGTTCACTACCTAAGTGAAATCTTTTCCCCAAAAGAATATGTACAAAAAAATAAGGTTTCCCTCATACACGCACACCATGCTCAATTAGGATTATTACTACTTCCATTTAAGGAAGAAACCTCCCTCCCACTCGTAACGAGTATCAGGGGAAGAGATGCAACCCTTGCCAATCAACCTGTTGGTTATTTAGATGGCATGAAAATGCTTTTTGAACAAGGGGAGCTCTTTTTGCCGGTATGTCAGTATTTAGCTCATCGAATCAATCTATGGGGTTGTCCTGCCGAAAAAATCAGAGTTCTTTATGGAGGAGTAGACCTTAACCTCTTCCCCTATAAGGGACCAAATCTACAAGGCTCCCAGAACATTGTTTCGATTGGAAGGTTAGTAGAAAAGAAAGGTCACCATATTTTAATGCAGGCATTTGAAAAGATACAATCAAAATTCCCAAATGCTACCCTGACAATTATTGGCGGTGGTGAGCTGGAAGGATATATAAAATCTCTTGCATCACAGCTAAATTTAGGCTCCTCCTTCCGTCTCTTAAATCGTGTGCCTAAGAGTCAAATACCGGAATTAATGGGACAAGCAGACATTTTCTGTGCCCCAAGCATAACAGCCTCAAATGGGGATGTGGAAGGGATTCCGAATACGATAAAAGAAGCAATGGCAACCGGTATTCCAGTTCTCACAACGAACCATGCTGGTATACCGGAGATCATCACCAATAACCGAGATGGAGTATTAGTTAGGGAAAACGATGTCGATCATCTGGCACAAGCATTAGAGTTCATGTTATTGAACAGACACTTATGGGAAGGCTATACCCTTTCTGCACGTCAAAATGTAGAACAAAACTTTGACCAGAATAAGCAGCTTCTCTTGCAGGCCAAATATTATGATGAATTGTTAGGGGGATCATAA
- a CDS encoding NAD(P)H-dependent oxidoreductase yields MGFLNKLFGTTSKEEETMTNAKLKIGIILGSTRQGRVSPQVGEWVKGIADQRGDADYEIVDISDYNLPFLGTTDGTEPGIADWNQKLASLDGFVFVVQEYNHSITGALKNAIDFAREAWYNKAAGIVSYGSTGGARAAEHLRGILGEVKVADVRTHPTLSLFTDFENGSVFKPQDLHQTNMTAMLDEVIAWSGALKTLR; encoded by the coding sequence ATGGGTTTTTTAAACAAATTATTTGGTACAACATCAAAGGAGGAAGAAACAATGACAAACGCTAAATTAAAAATAGGTATTATTTTAGGAAGTACACGTCAAGGACGTGTTAGCCCACAAGTAGGAGAATGGGTAAAAGGAATTGCTGATCAACGCGGAGATGCAGACTATGAAATCGTCGATATCTCAGATTACAACCTGCCGTTCTTAGGCACTACTGATGGAACAGAACCAGGAATCGCTGATTGGAATCAAAAGCTTGCGAGTTTAGATGGATTTGTATTCGTTGTTCAAGAATATAACCACAGCATTACTGGTGCATTAAAAAATGCAATTGATTTCGCACGTGAAGCTTGGTACAACAAAGCAGCTGGTATCGTAAGCTATGGTTCAACTGGTGGAGCACGTGCTGCAGAACATTTACGTGGAATCCTTGGCGAAGTAAAAGTTGCCGATGTTCGTACACATCCAACATTGTCTTTATTCACAGACTTCGAAAACGGATCAGTATTCAAACCACAAGATTTACACCAAACAAACATGACAGCAATGCTTGACGAAGTTATCGCTTGGAGCGGTGCTTTAAAAACATTACGGTAA
- a CDS encoding zinc ribbon domain-containing protein YjdM produces MSNLPNCPKCHSEYTYEDGSLLICPECGHEWSLEAAAVEEERVIKDANGNVLSDGDSVTVIKDLKVKGSSSTLKQGTKVKNIRLVDGDHNIDCKIDGFGAMSLKSEYVKKI; encoded by the coding sequence TTGTCGAATTTGCCAAATTGCCCAAAGTGTCATTCGGAATATACATATGAAGATGGAAGTTTATTGATTTGCCCGGAGTGCGGTCATGAGTGGAGTTTAGAAGCTGCAGCAGTAGAAGAAGAAAGAGTGATTAAAGACGCAAATGGAAATGTTTTAAGCGATGGTGATTCGGTAACTGTCATTAAAGACCTTAAAGTAAAAGGCAGTTCCTCAACGCTAAAGCAAGGAACCAAAGTAAAAAACATTCGTTTGGTTGATGGAGATCATAATATCGACTGCAAAATCGATGGTTTTGGCGCGATGAGTTTAAAATCTGAGTATGTCAAAAAAATATAA
- a CDS encoding aldo/keto reductase — MTNNLQATTTLYNGVKMPLFGLGVFKVEEGPELVDAVKFAIKHGYRSIDTAAIYGNEEGVGQAIREAITEYGIKREELFITSKVWNSDLGYESTIAAYETSLNKLGLDYLDLYLIHWPVEGKYKEAWQALETLYKDGKVKAIGVSNFQVHHLEDIMKDAEIKPMVNQVEYHPRLTQKKVQAFCHQHGIQFEAWSPLMQGQLFDNPVLEKVASKYNKTVAQVILRWDLQNGVVTIPKSTKEHRIIENSNIFNFELTTEDMDQISNLNENLRIGPDPDNIDF, encoded by the coding sequence ATGACAAACAACTTACAAGCAACAACTACATTATATAATGGGGTAAAAATGCCTTTGTTCGGACTGGGTGTATTTAAAGTCGAAGAAGGTCCTGAATTAGTGGATGCCGTTAAATTTGCGATTAAACATGGTTATCGCAGCATTGATACAGCAGCAATTTATGGAAATGAAGAAGGCGTTGGACAAGCAATTCGTGAAGCAATCACCGAATACGGTATTAAAAGAGAAGAATTATTTATAACCTCAAAGGTTTGGAATTCTGATTTAGGTTATGAATCAACGATAGCAGCATACGAAACGAGCCTAAATAAACTTGGACTAGATTACCTTGACCTCTACCTTATCCATTGGCCTGTAGAGGGTAAATATAAGGAGGCTTGGCAGGCATTAGAGACTCTTTATAAGGATGGAAAAGTAAAAGCAATTGGTGTAAGTAACTTCCAAGTCCACCATCTTGAAGACATAATGAAGGACGCAGAGATAAAACCAATGGTCAATCAAGTAGAATACCATCCACGGTTAACCCAAAAAAAAGTGCAAGCATTCTGTCATCAACATGGAATTCAATTTGAAGCATGGTCCCCTTTAATGCAGGGTCAATTATTTGATAATCCGGTACTAGAGAAAGTAGCAAGTAAATATAATAAAACAGTCGCTCAAGTCATTTTACGCTGGGATTTGCAAAATGGCGTCGTAACCATACCTAAATCAACAAAGGAACACAGAATAATAGAGAACTCCAACATATTTAATTTTGAACTGACGACAGAAGATATGGACCAAATAAGTAATCTAAATGAAAATCTTCGAATCGGTCCAGACCCTGACAATATTGATTTCTAG
- a CDS encoding MFS transporter, whose amino-acid sequence MSFKHKQSTFALLALAISAFAIGTTEFISVGLLPLIANDLDIPVTTAGLTVSLYALGVTFGAPILTSLTSSMSRKSLLLWIMIIFIIGNGLAASATSIGVLLAARVISALSHGIFMSIGSTIAADLVPENRRASAISIMFTGLTVATVTGVPFGTFIGQHYGWRMAFILIIVVGAIAMIANSILVPATLRKGTKTTFRDQIKLVTNGRLLLVFIITALGYGGTFVVFTFLSPILQEITGFKEGAVAAILLGYGIAIAIGNMIGGKVANKNPIKALFYMFIAQAVVLFILLFTAPFKMAGLVTIFLMGMLAFMNVPGLQVYVVMLAERYVPTAVDVASALNIAAFNAGIAMGSFLGGFITDSIGLIHTTWIGASMVLSAVILTGLSRKLEQKENIILVKESTVF is encoded by the coding sequence ATGTCTTTCAAACATAAACAAAGCACTTTTGCATTGCTTGCATTAGCCATTAGTGCCTTTGCCATCGGCACCACTGAATTTATCAGTGTCGGTCTTTTACCGCTAATTGCCAATGATTTAGATATACCCGTTACAACTGCTGGTTTAACGGTTTCCTTATATGCACTCGGAGTTACCTTTGGTGCGCCCATTCTGACATCTCTTACTTCTAGTATGTCACGTAAATCTTTATTACTTTGGATCATGATTATTTTTATTATCGGGAATGGGCTGGCGGCAAGTGCAACCAGCATCGGTGTTCTCCTTGCTGCCCGCGTAATATCTGCTCTTTCACATGGTATTTTTATGTCAATTGGCTCAACCATCGCAGCTGATTTAGTACCAGAAAATCGCAGAGCCAGCGCCATATCGATTATGTTTACCGGACTAACTGTTGCTACGGTAACCGGTGTCCCATTTGGTACCTTTATTGGTCAGCACTATGGCTGGCGGATGGCCTTCATTCTTATCATTGTGGTCGGAGCCATTGCAATGATTGCAAATAGCATCCTAGTACCAGCGACTTTACGAAAAGGGACAAAAACAACTTTCCGTGACCAAATAAAATTAGTGACAAACGGCCGCTTATTACTGGTATTTATCATTACTGCCTTAGGGTATGGAGGAACGTTTGTGGTATTTACGTTTCTATCTCCCATCCTTCAAGAAATCACAGGCTTTAAGGAAGGAGCGGTGGCGGCAATTCTTCTTGGATACGGAATAGCAATCGCAATTGGGAACATGATTGGTGGAAAAGTAGCGAATAAAAATCCGATTAAGGCGCTATTTTATATGTTTATCGCTCAAGCCGTGGTCCTTTTTATCTTACTTTTTACAGCACCTTTTAAAATGGCAGGATTAGTCACGATATTTTTAATGGGGATGCTTGCTTTTATGAACGTACCTGGACTGCAAGTGTATGTGGTCATGCTGGCTGAGCGGTATGTGCCAACCGCAGTAGATGTAGCTTCTGCCCTGAATATTGCTGCCTTTAATGCAGGAATTGCAATGGGTTCGTTTTTAGGAGGCTTCATCACCGATTCTATTGGACTCATTCATACCACTTGGATAGGAGCTTCAATGGTTCTCAGTGCTGTAATCCTTACAGGCTTGAGTCGAAAACTTGAACAAAAGGAAAATATCATACTTGTTAAAGAAAGCACTGTATTTTAA
- a CDS encoding helix-turn-helix domain-containing protein, giving the protein MKQKKYNISVEATLEVIGGKWKCVILCHLTRGKKRTSELKRLMPDITQKMLTQQLRELEEDGVINRIVYNQVPPKVEYELSEYGESLEGILNSLCTWGEKHIAKVHGSMDVLEENILNEHLK; this is encoded by the coding sequence ATGAAACAAAAGAAATACAATATATCGGTAGAAGCAACTTTGGAAGTAATCGGAGGCAAGTGGAAATGCGTCATTCTCTGCCATTTAACCCGTGGCAAAAAACGGACGAGTGAATTGAAACGCCTAATGCCAGATATTACACAGAAAATGTTAACCCAGCAATTACGTGAATTAGAGGAAGATGGAGTCATTAACCGCATCGTTTATAATCAAGTTCCACCGAAAGTGGAGTATGAATTAAGTGAGTATGGTGAGAGTTTAGAGGGGATTCTAAATTCACTTTGCACATGGGGAGAAAAACATATTGCCAAAGTGCATGGCAGTATGGATGTCTTAGAAGAGAACATACTTAACGAACATCTTAAATAA
- a CDS encoding iron ABC transporter permease, whose product MIQASLLRKQRISLFILFALILVTIVVGLGLGFSSVSYNRLIPTLLGQGTFKEEFVLFSIRLPRIIITLLAGMALALSGAILQGITRNDLADPGIIGINSGAGVAVAVFFLFFPIEAGSFIYMLPLVAFIGALLTAALIYLFAYSKTEGLQPVRLVLIGVGFSLALSGAMIVLISSAERAKVDFIAKWLAGNIWGTDWPFIWALLPWLIVLLPFTLYKANRLNLLGLSEPVAIGVGVSIEKERIVLLITAVALAASAVSVTGGISFIGLMAPHMAKALVGPRNQLFIPIAVLIGGWLLMFADTIGRNLMESAGIPAGIMVALIGAPYFMYLLLKK is encoded by the coding sequence ATGATCCAAGCCTCGTTACTTAGAAAGCAACGTATCTCTTTATTTATCTTATTTGCATTAATCTTGGTTACAATCGTAGTTGGTCTGGGTTTGGGTTTTTCCTCTGTATCGTATAATAGGCTGATCCCCACCCTTCTCGGACAAGGAACGTTCAAAGAAGAATTTGTATTATTTTCGATTCGATTGCCACGAATCATCATTACCCTACTAGCTGGGATGGCACTTGCCTTGTCTGGTGCTATTTTACAAGGAATTACCCGTAATGATTTAGCCGATCCTGGTATTATTGGGATCAATTCAGGTGCAGGTGTTGCCGTTGCCGTATTCTTTTTATTTTTCCCGATTGAAGCCGGTTCCTTTATCTACATGCTGCCACTTGTAGCCTTCATCGGTGCATTGTTGACAGCAGCACTTATCTACCTATTTGCTTATAGCAAAACGGAGGGCCTTCAGCCCGTACGATTAGTATTAATTGGGGTCGGTTTTTCCCTGGCACTCTCAGGAGCAATGATTGTACTGATTTCATCTGCAGAACGGGCAAAAGTAGATTTTATTGCCAAATGGTTAGCGGGGAATATATGGGGTACGGATTGGCCATTTATATGGGCGCTGCTCCCATGGTTAATTGTTCTTCTTCCTTTCACCTTATACAAAGCCAACCGGTTAAATCTTCTTGGCTTAAGTGAACCCGTAGCCATTGGTGTCGGTGTTTCGATTGAAAAAGAACGTATTGTCTTACTGATTACAGCGGTTGCGCTGGCAGCATCTGCCGTTTCGGTTACAGGCGGTATTTCCTTTATTGGATTAATGGCACCGCATATGGCAAAGGCGTTAGTTGGACCGAGAAATCAATTATTTATCCCGATTGCAGTTCTCATTGGAGGTTGGCTCTTAATGTTTGCAGATACCATTGGACGTAATTTGATGGAATCCGCAGGAATTCCCGCTGGGATTATGGTAGCTCTTATTGGTGCACCGTATTTTATGTATTTATTATTAAAAAAATAG
- a CDS encoding iron ABC transporter permease, producing MMIEKQRSIPFGYKLLLGILVFAAMFVFSMIMGAADISFKDVWQALFTNAEGEKISIIREIRLPREVAAIVVGAALAVAGAIMQGITRNPLADPGLLGLTAGANAALALIIAFIPSANYFSITIACFIGAAVGTTMVFGIGAMKKGGFSPLRIVLAGAAVSAFLYAIAEGIGIYFKISKNVSMWTAGGMIGTTWGQLQVIIPFIITGLLVSLFLSRQLTILSLNEEVAVGLGQKTTQIKVILFIAIILLAGASVALIGNMAFIGLMVPHVARAIVGTDYRFILPMSAISGAAFMLFADTLGRTMNAPFETPVAAIVAIMGLPFFLVIVRKGGKAFS from the coding sequence ATGATGATTGAAAAACAACGTTCGATTCCTTTTGGATATAAACTGCTGCTTGGCATACTTGTATTTGCCGCAATGTTTGTATTTTCCATGATTATGGGAGCAGCAGATATTTCTTTTAAAGATGTGTGGCAAGCACTTTTTACGAATGCGGAAGGCGAAAAAATTTCAATTATTCGTGAAATCCGTTTGCCCCGTGAGGTTGCAGCAATCGTAGTCGGTGCCGCCCTTGCTGTCGCAGGAGCAATTATGCAAGGCATTACTAGGAACCCGCTTGCAGATCCTGGTTTACTTGGTTTAACCGCGGGTGCAAATGCCGCACTCGCTCTCATCATCGCCTTTATCCCATCAGCCAACTATTTCAGCATTACGATTGCTTGCTTTATTGGTGCAGCTGTCGGAACAACGATGGTATTTGGCATTGGTGCAATGAAAAAAGGTGGCTTTTCCCCATTAAGGATTGTTTTAGCAGGAGCTGCTGTCTCTGCTTTCCTTTATGCGATTGCTGAAGGAATTGGAATCTATTTTAAGATTTCAAAAAATGTCTCGATGTGGACGGCAGGAGGAATGATTGGAACCACTTGGGGCCAGCTCCAGGTCATTATTCCCTTCATCATTACAGGTTTACTTGTCTCTCTTTTTCTATCAAGGCAACTCACCATTTTAAGCTTAAATGAAGAAGTCGCCGTTGGATTAGGTCAAAAAACAACTCAAATAAAGGTGATTCTCTTTATTGCGATTATTTTATTAGCTGGAGCTTCTGTTGCTCTTATTGGGAATATGGCTTTCATCGGCTTAATGGTTCCCCACGTTGCTCGGGCAATTGTGGGTACAGATTACCGTTTTATTCTCCCAATGTCTGCGATCTCCGGTGCTGCGTTTATGCTTTTTGCCGATACACTTGGCCGGACAATGAATGCACCATTTGAAACCCCAGTTGCTGCGATTGTGGCAATAATGGGGTTACCTTTCTTCCTTGTTATTGTACGCAAAGGAGGCAAAGCATTCTCATGA
- a CDS encoding iron-hydroxamate ABC transporter substrate-binding protein: MKKLLLLPFLLLAALIISACGTDTTKEEDTTAAPEDKKSGTITYQSENGPIEVPADPQRVILLSGFTGNVLDLGVNVVGADVWSKTNPTFEKEMKDVTEVSDEDLEKIIELEPDLIIGLSNIKNIDKLSEIAPTVTYTWGKVDYLTQHIEIGKLLNKEKEAQAWVDNFKKEAEAAGEEIRAKIGEDATVSVMESYGKDLYVFGSNWARGTEILYQAMNLKMPEKVKEVAESSGYFALSAEVIPEYAGDYVILSKYSDADTSFQETETYKNIPAVKNNRVFEMNGQGASFSDPVTLEKQLEFIKKSFLGN, from the coding sequence ATGAAAAAGCTACTACTACTGCCATTTTTACTGCTCGCAGCGTTAATTATTAGCGCTTGCGGTACCGATACTACAAAAGAAGAGGATACTACTGCAGCACCAGAGGACAAGAAATCTGGAACGATTACCTATCAATCTGAAAACGGACCGATTGAAGTTCCAGCTGATCCGCAACGAGTTATCTTACTTTCAGGCTTTACTGGTAATGTACTTGATTTAGGCGTAAATGTCGTCGGTGCTGATGTATGGTCAAAGACTAACCCGACATTTGAAAAAGAAATGAAAGATGTCACAGAAGTTTCCGATGAAGACTTAGAAAAAATTATCGAACTAGAACCAGATTTAATCATTGGTCTATCCAATATTAAAAACATAGATAAGTTAAGTGAAATTGCCCCTACTGTTACATATACTTGGGGGAAAGTTGATTATTTAACCCAGCACATAGAAATTGGTAAACTATTAAATAAAGAAAAAGAAGCCCAAGCTTGGGTGGACAACTTCAAAAAAGAAGCTGAAGCAGCTGGCGAAGAAATTCGTGCAAAAATTGGTGAGGACGCAACCGTTTCCGTTATGGAAAGTTACGGAAAAGACCTATATGTATTCGGCAGCAACTGGGCACGTGGAACAGAAATTCTCTATCAAGCGATGAATTTAAAAATGCCTGAAAAAGTAAAAGAAGTGGCAGAAAGCTCAGGCTACTTTGCATTATCTGCTGAAGTAATTCCTGAGTATGCTGGAGATTATGTCATTCTGAGCAAATACTCAGATGCTGATACATCTTTCCAAGAAACAGAAACGTACAAAAATATTCCAGCGGTTAAGAATAATCGCGTCTTTGAAATGAATGGTCAAGGTGCTTCTTTCAGTGACCCAGTTACACTCGAAAAACAACTTGAGTTCATTAAAAAATCATTCTTAGGTAATTAA
- a CDS encoding ABC transporter ATP-binding protein, producing MVRLSTDELSIGYGERLIVKNLSIEIPDKKITTIIGPNGCGKSTLLKAITRIISHQSGNILLDGKDISKVNTKILAKQMAILPQTPESASGLTVGELVSYGRFPYQKGFGRLTKKDYEVIDWALDVTGTIDFKFRPVDALSGGQRQRVWIAMALAQETEIIFLDEPTTYLDMAHQLEVLELLQKLNHEQERTIVMVLHDLNQAARFADHIIALKDGEIVKAGNCDEVISHKVLKKVFNIDAVIGHDPRTKKPMCVTYNLLKGETKHEKATTTAIFTARSVNY from the coding sequence ATGGTTCGCCTTTCTACAGACGAATTAAGCATTGGTTACGGTGAACGCTTAATTGTCAAAAACCTAAGTATCGAAATTCCTGATAAGAAGATAACAACGATTATCGGACCAAATGGTTGTGGAAAATCGACCTTACTTAAAGCAATTACTCGGATCATCTCCCACCAATCTGGAAACATCCTTTTGGACGGAAAAGATATTTCAAAGGTAAACACGAAGATTCTTGCGAAACAAATGGCGATCCTGCCGCAAACTCCAGAAAGTGCAAGTGGATTGACGGTTGGAGAACTCGTATCTTATGGCCGGTTTCCCTATCAAAAGGGCTTTGGCCGTTTAACAAAAAAGGATTATGAAGTGATTGACTGGGCTCTTGATGTCACTGGAACGATAGACTTTAAGTTTCGTCCTGTCGACGCACTTTCAGGCGGACAGCGCCAGCGCGTTTGGATTGCAATGGCCCTAGCTCAAGAAACAGAGATTATTTTCCTAGATGAGCCAACCACCTACTTAGACATGGCCCACCAACTAGAAGTTTTGGAGCTGCTGCAAAAACTAAATCATGAACAAGAACGGACAATTGTTATGGTCCTTCATGATTTAAATCAAGCAGCCCGATTTGCGGATCATATCATCGCCTTAAAAGACGGTGAAATTGTAAAAGCGGGAAATTGTGATGAAGTCATTAGTCATAAAGTGCTAAAAAAAGTATTTAATATTGACGCTGTTATCGGACACGACCCACGAACAAAAAAACCAATGTGCGTAACGTACAATCTACTAAAAGGAGAAACAAAACATGAAAAAGCTACTACTACTGCCATTTTTACTGCTCGCAGCGTTAATTATTAG
- a CDS encoding NAD(P)/FAD-dependent oxidoreductase, translated as MEQQELFDVTVIGGGPAGLYSTFYSGLREMKTKVIEYQPELGGKIHVYPEKMIWDVGGLTPITGAKLIEQLVEQALTFSPTVVLNEKVESITRNEEGIFVLKGSSGELHFSKTVIVAIGSGILKPQKLEIEGAERFEVSNLHYTVKSFKQFKDKTIIISGGGNSAVDWANELEPIAKKVYLTYRKDGLGGHGQEAQASKLLNSSVDCFFQTSITKLMANDERDEIDTVELTNHETGDVRYIPVDEVIISHGYEQDAALLENSELSIERVDNYYIAGNATSESSIEGLYAAGDILMHDGKINLIAGAFQDAANAVNKAKQYIQPDAAKVAMVSSHNELFKKRNKELVKQMILK; from the coding sequence ATGGAACAACAGGAATTGTTTGATGTTACGGTGATTGGTGGAGGACCAGCAGGACTTTATTCCACTTTTTATAGCGGGTTAAGAGAAATGAAAACAAAGGTGATTGAATACCAACCGGAGTTAGGCGGTAAAATACATGTTTACCCAGAAAAAATGATCTGGGATGTAGGTGGTTTAACTCCAATTACAGGGGCGAAGTTAATTGAACAGCTGGTTGAGCAAGCCTTAACATTTAGCCCAACAGTCGTACTAAATGAAAAAGTGGAATCGATTACTCGAAATGAAGAAGGGATCTTTGTTTTAAAAGGCTCATCCGGAGAACTTCATTTTTCTAAAACCGTCATTGTTGCAATTGGCAGCGGCATTTTGAAACCGCAAAAGTTAGAAATAGAAGGTGCAGAGAGATTTGAAGTGTCAAATTTACACTACACAGTTAAATCGTTTAAACAATTTAAAGATAAAACCATTATCATTTCTGGTGGTGGAAATTCTGCGGTAGACTGGGCAAATGAATTAGAGCCGATTGCAAAAAAGGTCTATTTAACCTACAGAAAAGATGGGTTAGGTGGACATGGACAGGAAGCACAAGCGTCAAAGCTTTTGAACAGTTCGGTTGACTGTTTCTTTCAAACCTCGATTACCAAATTAATGGCCAATGATGAACGTGATGAAATTGACACAGTTGAATTAACAAACCATGAAACAGGAGATGTTCGATATATACCTGTTGATGAAGTAATCATTAGCCATGGCTATGAGCAGGACGCAGCATTATTGGAAAATAGTGAATTGAGCATTGAACGAGTAGATAACTACTATATAGCGGGGAATGCCACAAGTGAATCTTCGATAGAAGGTCTTTATGCTGCAGGGGATATCCTTATGCATGATGGAAAAATCAATCTGATTGCTGGTGCGTTCCAGGATGCTGCAAATGCCGTGAACAAGGCGAAACAGTACATTCAGCCTGATGCGGCTAAAGTCGCAATGGTTTCCTCCCATAATGAACTCTTTAAAAAGCGAAATAAAGAATTAGTGAAGCAAATGATTTTGAAATAG
- a CDS encoding glycerophosphodiester phosphodiesterase family protein, which yields MKRFLKRLFVFLLLLSLFIFLNNSTFFTKEREGKPLLLAHRGLGQTFSMDGIQGDTCTAEVIHPPEHPYLENTIPSMEAAFENGADVVEFDIKPTKDGQFAVFHDWTLECRTNAEGTTKEYTLAELKQLDIGYGYTADNGKTYPFRGKGVGLMPSLDEVLTHFPDESFLIHIKSDDPEEGIQLAEVLKKLPENRLKQLTVYGGDRPIATIKEELPELRVMSKATLKSCLLPYIAVGWAGYIPKACEKTQLHIPEKIAPWLWGWSDKFLKRMDSVDTRVIVVAGDGGWSEGFDTQEDLTRLPDNYSGGIWTNRIDKIAPLIQKE from the coding sequence CTGAAGAGATTCCTAAAAAGATTGTTCGTATTTTTGCTCTTATTATCTTTATTTATTTTTCTAAACAACAGTACCTTTTTTACAAAAGAACGCGAGGGTAAACCTTTGCTGCTTGCACATCGCGGGCTTGGACAAACCTTTAGCATGGATGGGATTCAGGGCGATACATGTACTGCTGAGGTGATTCATCCACCAGAACATCCCTATCTTGAAAACACCATCCCTTCCATGGAGGCGGCATTTGAAAACGGGGCGGATGTGGTAGAGTTCGATATTAAGCCGACAAAAGATGGTCAATTTGCTGTTTTTCATGACTGGACGCTTGAATGCCGAACGAACGCGGAAGGAACAACAAAAGAATATACCTTAGCAGAATTAAAGCAACTCGATATTGGCTATGGGTATACAGCCGATAATGGTAAAACCTATCCCTTTCGTGGAAAAGGCGTTGGTCTTATGCCCTCACTTGATGAAGTGTTAACCCATTTTCCAGATGAATCATTTTTAATTCATATTAAAAGTGATGATCCGGAAGAAGGAATTCAGCTTGCAGAAGTACTAAAAAAACTGCCAGAAAACCGTTTAAAGCAGTTGACCGTTTACGGTGGCGATCGGCCGATTGCTACAATAAAAGAAGAACTCCCTGAGTTGCGTGTCATGTCAAAGGCTACACTAAAAAGTTGTTTGCTTCCATATATTGCGGTCGGATGGGCAGGTTATATTCCTAAGGCATGCGAGAAGACTCAATTACATATACCCGAAAAAATCGCTCCATGGTTATGGGGATGGTCGGATAAGTTCTTAAAGCGAATGGATAGTGTGGACACTAGAGTGATTGTGGTTGCCGGTGATGGAGGATGGTCTGAAGGCTTTGATACGCAAGAGGATTTAACTAGACTGCCTGACAACTATAGCGGCGGAATTTGGACCAATCGTATTGACAAGATTGCTCCATTAATACAAAAAGAGTGA